The genomic DNA GGGCGCGGACAACAGACTCGGTGAAGACGCCGAAGGTGGCGGTAAGGCCGACAAGCGCAGTGGGCTTGACGTACTCAATCACCTCCTCGAGCGTGCGGAACTGGTGGCCGTTGTTGTCGGTACGGGCAAAGTACTTCTTGTGTTCGGCGAGCTTGTCGCCGCGGTCCTTAGTGACGAGGCCCTTGGTGTCGACAAGCCAGAACTTGTCCCTGGCCACCTGCTCGCTGAGGCCGCGCTTGGTGTAGTACTCGACGAGCTGCTTGGCGACACCGACACCAGCGGAGCCGGCACCCATGAAGACGAGGCGCTGCTCCTCAAGAGGAACACCCGAGAGCTCGACGGCGTTAATGTAtccggcgaggacgacggcgccggtgcctTGAATGTCATCGTTGAAGCAGCGGTACTTGTTGCGGTAGCGGTCGAGGTAGTTGAAGGCCTTCTCGGACTCAAAATCCTCGAACTGGACCGTCATATTAGGATAGACCTCGGTGGCGGCCTCCATGAACTCGTCCATGAACGCCTGCTGCTCCGCCACGGACACGCGCTTGGAACGGATGCCAAGGTAAAAGGGATCCTTCAGGTTGGTCTCGTTGTTGGTGCCGGTGTCGAGGACAATGGGCAGAGTGTTCTCGGGgtggatgccggcggcgccggtgtaCAGTGCAAGCTTACCGATCTATAGGGGGGGTTAGCTGCTTGGTCTCGCGACATACAATGACGGCGAGGCACTTACCGAGATACCAACACCGttgacgccgaggtcgccgagacCCAGAATACGGGAGCCGTCCGTGACGACGCAGATCTGGGGGTTGGGGTAGGGCCAGTTGCGGAGCATGGTGCGGATGGACTTTCGCTGCTTAATCGAAATGTACAGGGCCTCGGGGCGGGTGTAGAGGGTCGAGTACTGCAGGCAGACGTCGCCGATGGTGGGGGTGTAGACGAGGGGCATGAGCTCGCGGATGTTGTCCATGAGCAGGCGGTAGAAGAGATCAAAGTTTTGGGCCTTGAGCGACGACAGGTAGAGGTACTTGTCGACGTCGGTCTGGCGGGTGTTGATCATCTTCATGGCCCGCTGGCACTGCGTCTGGAGGCTCTCCATGGTGTGGGGGATGAGACCGGTGAGATTCCTGGTGACGCGCTCTTCGGGGGTGAAAGACAGGCCTGATTCGACCATGGCGGTTAGCTGTGACGAGGTGTGGATGGGGGCACGAGGCAGAAGTCGAAGAGGGAGACGACACACGCGTCGTGAGAGTAGAGAAGCCATGCGGGGTAAGGTGAAGGACTCAGAACAGTGTTGGGTAGGGGGatggaggaaaagaagggagGCTATATAGAAGGGTGGAAGTGAAGGGATACGGCATGTTGGGGAAGCCAATGCGTGCAGTAGGTTCAGTGCAAGTGGAGTATAGCGCAGAGGCTGCGATTCAACTCACCTTTGTTCCAGAGGGGCTCGCGCAGGATCTGGTAGGCGGTGGCCTGGGTCTTGGGCACGTACTCGGTGGTACGGTATTGCTGGACCTCGCCAAAGGTGTTCTGGGAGTATCCGCGGTGCTGATCAAGGGAGGCCATTCTCATCTTCTCCTCAATGGCGTTGATGTCAACAGAAGACATGGGATTGAAGTCAGTCATCCTGCGACTGGACATGGACATGCGCTTGTTAGATATAGAAGAGCGGGAAGAGCGGATAGAAGCGAcggacgatggcgacggtgaggcggaccgggGCGTAGAGATGTCTGAGGAGCTGGCTGAACTGAAGGGATACGACGCCATTGACATTACCGGCGCATGTGTCGGTGGGAGATGTGcggagaagaaagaggaggCGAGAGTGGGCGACGGGACGAGGCAATTAGTAGTCGTTGGAGCTCCGGGGCGAAGCAGACGAGCGTGAGGAGTACGGATAGTGGTGGTGTAATGGGACCGACCGAGACTTGTTGTTAGTCGTTGATGAGGAGTAGGACTCGAAGGAGCGGACTTCGGGGAAGGCGCAGGAGAGTAATTTAGAGTGTGGTGAGAGCGTGGAGCAGCAAGAGTCGCATTGGATGGACCAACAGAGGAGAAGTGCGTCGTGTTCCCTGCAACTGGATCGCGGACGAGGAAAAGTCGGTTTAAAACCTTGTGAACAGGTCGGGTTCGCGATGGAGGCGTGCCCAGCCAGGTACCTCGACTTATACCCATGTGGACGGAGTATCTGGGAATGatagggagaaggggggttTCAACGCGGTTTCAAGAAGGAGGGATGGCAGCAAGATCAGGCTCCGAGGTACCGGGTACTTTGGGGAAGGCTGGGGGCGAGAGACGGGCGGACGAGGAACGATAATCGGGATGGGATGGCGCACTCTGAAGTCTGGATGGCGGGAGCAAGGGAGCGCGCGGGTGGGTGTGCGAGAACGTTTGCGCGAGGAGCCCCAAGGTTCGAATCGAAATGCAGTTGTGTGATGTACCTTCACGGtctcgaggagaaggaagaccAACCCGTATCCTACCCAAATTGGGGGTCTAagagggtgtgtgtgtgtggcaGGGTGTGCGGCGTGGGGCTCGGGAGACTGGGGGTCGTAGTTGAACCGGGGGCTTGGTGTGGAGGGTGGGAGAAGACGGAAGCCAGACCCGATCCCAGGAATTGGtaatttctttttttcctcgTTGATGGTCGTTTTCCGTGCCCAGTTTTGGCTGAGTTGGAGAAGGCCGAGTGGAAATTTCTTGAGTTGGAGTAAGGTCCACGGACAGCTCTGGGCGATGCGACAGGTCGTGCTGGAACCTCGACTAGGGGTTCAGTCGAAAGGGGGCGTCGGTGAGTTGACGGGAAGCACGGCAAGGTGAGTACCTGGTGACGCCGGGACGGAGTATCCGGCGTGTTCCAAGCCGGGGGGGAGGTGAGTCGCACTAGCAAACGGGTGATTAGTATACTACTGCCTAGGAGGCAGAGTACTCTCTGTCAGTGAAAGGCCCGTTTCCATCAGCTCACAATGGCGGAGTCTGTACTTCGTAAATAATGCGATGCTTGTTTACACCGGACCGAACATGGGATTGGAAGCTGAGGAACGGCGAAAGAGATGTAGCAAGGCGGGTCATCCACACAAGGGGCATCATATCGTACCTGTCGTAAACCTAAGCAGGAGGCTCGCAGTGGAGGTCAAAGTCCGTTCACGGTCCGTCCACCTGGATACGTCGGATGAGGTGAGCTGACGGAATCTGGAAGGTTGACGTGGGATGTCAAGCCAGCCTAAGCAACGGCGGTCCAGCCCAGCTTGTTTTGTCTGCCGGCCGGTGAGTGGGGTCGGGCTCTCCGCGAAGGAGGTAAGGTATCTATCTAGGTAGCGGTAGATAGAGGTAGGTAGATCCGTTGGTAGATTAGTACTTTGCAAAAGGCCGTGGAGTACTTTCTTTTCAAGGTGACAGGAAATGATTCAATTGTGTCGGTTCCAAAAAACATGTCTCGGTCAATCCCAACTAATGGCGACAAAAACAAACCGGGACGACTCTCGACGGCAAGTGCGTGACTGCTATTTCTAGAGGGCGTCCCTGCCGTGTCTACCGGAAGCCCCCTCCGACCACCGGATCGGTCTCGCCTTACTCCGATGTGCAAATTATGAGGCGACTCAAAGAAGGAAAGAACACTCGAAGGGGGGATAACAAAAAAAATACACAAAAAAGGAGCGATCCGGGAGGCTTCGTCGTTGCTAATCGGCCCTGCTCCCCCGACAATTGTTTGCTTGATTCTCTCCACATTGTCCACTTGGACTTTCTTCGTTGGCCCCCTGTCCGGTCCTACGTATCCTCCTCTCCCGGGGAGTCCTGGATTTCTTTTCCCCTTGCGGCCCTCAACCGAGAAGCAACTTCACTCACACACGCATACACACACTTCACAAATTGTCAACACAACCTCGAACCCGACAGCTGCCACTTGGGTGTATTTGTCTTCGCCGTCTTGCACCTGCATCTAGGAACCTAAATAGCGGCTAGTTTTACCCCAAAGGACCGTTGCTGGCATGCCGTTTTGTTGGGAGTCGGCGCCTCCAACCGGTGAGAATGCGCGAAGTCAGCATAAACCCCTGGGAATTCCCCCGACAAATACGGCACAATGTGTCTACTGTCGGCACTTCAGTCCAAAGGTCGTCAGTCATGCAGCCCAATGTacgttgtcgtcgccctcgcaCCCTTGACCCTGTCGCGCCTTGCAGCTGCATCccgtctccttctcgtcccCTCTCTACCTCCTCGAACCCACCAACAGTCCTCTGTAATGTGCGAAGTACCTACAATGCCTCGCTAGCATAGTAGCAACTGTTCACTCTGCTTTTCTCGTGTGGTGGAACATTTCGTTCGTGCCCCCCATCTTCGCTGGCCGGACATCTGACCGACGCTAGCTCTTCCGAGCAATGATTCGTCCGGGCTCCTTCGACCTACCTGCAACCCCGGCGCCCGACGGTCCCCGGGACGGTCACGGAGCTGCGTTGCCACCTTCAGGCTCCCCCAACCTTCCCCTCCGGATGCACAAGATTGCTGCTTGACCAATACCTTTCATGTCGCCGTCCTCATCTGTTCTGGCTGACCATCTCAGCGTAGAAATGGGACAGGCGGCAGCAAGCAACGGCCGATGTATGTAATCTTTCAAGTACGTCGCAGCTGACTTCCATCGTCTGTCAGAAGAAAGGGGCCGCAATGTCGGCACGTCGGATGTTCAAACGTGAGCAACAACACAGCAGGAGAAAATCTTCAACATTCGGCCAATGACAACAGCCATGATTGCTGGCCGACGCCCTCTTCAGGCTAGCAGTTTCTGCCCCTGCGTCCCGGACCGTTGTCCTCCAGAGCTGGGCGTCGGTGGGCCGTGTCGGAGTGTGTTGCACTGCTGGGCTGCCCTGGGCGGGTCTCCGGCCGTCCACAGTCTGTTGGGTCCGGGTCAGCCATCGGAATTCTGATCCCTGCTGTCTTGCAACGCGACGGTGTGCCTGCAGGTACCCAAGTAAGTACCTTGCCTCTTGGCATTTTCCGGGCCCCTTCTGGAATCTGGCTGAACATTTTACAGCTTGAAAAGACCACACTCGATGGATGCCCTGTATCTGTATCGTGATACGGATACAGAAGCACGAACGCCCCGTAGCTTATTGGGACAACGGTCTGTCAGACGATTGCAGCCCCTTTAAGCCCCATTTGACTTTCAGAAAATAAGAATGTCATGGTCGGCGATATCCCGCGGCTGGACACCTAAGGAACTCGTGTTCAACCCCTGATTCGGCGCCGTTTGTTGCCCACCATCTTCCTACAACGCTTACGGCATGGTGGGCCAAAGGCCCCCGAATCTCCAAATCATCGAGATCAGAAAAGGGAATGAACAAAATTTGAGAACGACAAGCACGAGACATCTGCATGGGCTGGGCGGCATGACTCTCCCTACAAGCCCTCAAACTCGACAGACTCCCGACTTTGCCCGATCCCTCCACAGGGGGTTCCGCTCTAGCGGCAAGCCATGAGAGCGCAGATCCACAGCACACGCCGACGGCAGACCCACCAGTACCGAAAGCCAGGCCCTGGCTCCAGAGTTTTCACACACCCTTGCCAGCCTTTGGCTCTCCCAGCCGGGCTCCCTCTCGACTGcacctcctcttccccgTTCTCCGTCTCCTGGTCGACGCAGGGCCTCCTCCAGCGTCTCTACATCCTAcacccgccgcctccaccagTCTCAAACACGAAGCTGCTTGCAAGTCACAGTTTCGGCCGGTTTGAAGCACGGCAAATTATGCCCAAGTGCCCTTCCTAGCTTTAACACTGGGCCTGCTGTGGACAGCACTTTGGATCGAAACTTCGGACGAAACCACGTTGAAAGGGCGACGTCTGTGTTGCAACGCCTCGACCAAGTTCATAGTACTTGAGCTGATGCATGCCGTTCGTCTCGGCGCTATGCCAACTTCAGTTGGTTGCTGCATGTCTAGGTGATGGCTCGGAGCGATTCGGGCGTGCGCCTGCATCGTGGAGGTCCGTCGGAGAGTATTGATGTCCAAAGACTTTTGAGTTGaactcttttttttccttttgtTGGTTTTACCTCTTGGCTCAAGACGAACAATATGTACAATCACCAGCTTCCATCTCATCACTCACATTGGACGAGAAGCCCGAGTTTGGTCCGCCATGTCGCCATCAACTCCTACTCATTCGCCCGAGACACCCCCATGGTAACAGTAGCTGGCTTATCGTGATTCACCCCAGACTCCCACACGTGCTGAGACAACCTTCTTCACCCGCGATTCCCTCCTGGGACTTGGCGAACTTGGCGTCTGGACAAGGACACTGCCAAGCTTCTTGTCAACAACCATCAGACGCGTCAACCTTAACCCAACACTTTCCCTTTTCATTCTCACCGCTTTGACCACGCCGTACACCTGATGGGGCACCTGGCGCCGATGGCAATTGACATTACCTAACATTACCTAATGGCCTTGCTCTCGCGCATTCCAGCAGTAGCAGTAAACAGCAGTGAACGAGACATTGCTGACATACTCGCCATGTTTCACTCACGGCTCTGAGGGGGGAAGCATTCCTTGCGAGATCCATCATCGTCAGCTACACGGGTAAACGCCGGTCTCGGGGTCGATTGTCGTGTCGCGCAAATGTCAGCCATCCCGCATGAACCAGACCGGCGTTGCTAACCGGCTCCACCGGCGGCTCTTTCGAGCTAAGGTTAGAGCTTCAACCCGGCTCCGGCCCCGCATGGAGCTAAGGGACGGGGGGCATCGCACCCCGCACAATGCAACTCTGGGCTGTCACGGTTCCGACAAGCTCCGTTGGTCTCCGTAACTCGGAACCGTTTTCGACTGGCGCGCGCCAATCCGGTTTTTTGTTCGGGGTTTCTCaccccttctttctctctttttcgACACCTCTACCCCAGTTTCCATTTTTCGGGCACCAACGAGATGCCGCCAGATGCAAGATCGAGTCGAGATTGCTGTTCTTGATTGGGTCTATGCAACTGCAAGCTCGCGCATCTGGGGAAGTCCCTCGGACATTGCCCGAGTCCGCAATAGGATTATGAACAGTCTTCGTGACAGTTCGCGCCCTCGTCCAGTTCCCCCTCACCACCACGACAATTTGCCCCACGATCAAGGGCAGAAgtcggcgagggaggggaggcgcCTGTCAGGGCTTCCGAGTCTTTCCGAGTTGCCAAAACTACTCGTGGAGCTCCTCATGGATGACAAGGAGTATGACGAGTCGATAGGCGTCGTAAGCCGTAGCCTATGAGGGCATCGAATCGCACAAACTCCTTGATGTAAAAATTGGCTGCGCTGCTCATAATGATAAAGAGTTTGCTCCTCGATCCGCTTGACAGCCCCTGAGTCGTCACATGGGTGCGATATCGGCCTGGCCGGGAGGCCAATGAACTTACACGGTCCCTGCTTCCCCCGAGTTCTTACAACTTATGTAATCTGATTTTCCAACATTGCAATCACAACGACTTGCGTCTCACGCTGTAGGGACATTGCCTTCGTTTGCGGTTGCGATTGTGCTCCGAGGGTAGAGGTTTGTTCGGTAGAAAAAACGGTGTTGGTGCTGCCGTCTGCGGTCGTGATGCGTAGCAAAGATTCAGACAAAACCTCTGACTGCGTAGTGGTCTAACTCGTCACAGGGGACTCAATATTCTCGTCCCTCAGTTTCAAGAAAGCAGCCTGCAGGGCCGAGAACCGCCCGCGTGACTGCAGTGTACCGAGATGTATCAAGGTCACTAATTTCTTCGATAGAGCAATGTCCTCCTAGCGAAAGTGCCAGCTGGGTGTCGTGCCAGACCTGGTCATCAAGATATCTGATTCCCTCTGTAACTACGCGCTGCGTTCCGTCAGAGGCGCATGAATGTGGCTGCGGGTGGTATTAATAGCCTTGTCGACAATGACGGGATAGCCAGGCTTGGACAAATTGCTTCCGGCATGTTTTCAAATAATTCTCTGGCTCCGGCCGAGGTGGCTGTACATATCCTCCGTCACGGAGATATACCTCGGTGCCAATAACTCATTggtccagtctttccgctCTGAGTGTCGGGCCGGTATATTGGATATCGTCGTCGAACCCCGTCATAACAAAGTCGCAGGTGGGGACGAAAGTCGGGACCGGACCATCATCGTTGGGTGCAGCACCTCCGCCCCGTGTTTTTCGGGATCTGCCCGGGGCTGCTCCGTACAATGTGAGATGCGGTTATGTCGATGCCGGGTTGAAACTCTCTGACGGGAAGTCGCTGGGCACCATCCGTGGGTCCTTGAACACTGATTCCTGTCTGCATTGAGTCGCACCGAGCGTGTTTGCACATGGCGACACGAGGAGCCGACTCGTTGTCGCGGAAGCTGACATGCGTCGTAAAAACGTCACTTATTGGTTTTGGGTCCACGACCTCAGGCTACAGCGATGGAGGTCTACAGCAGTGAATGGGGCCCTCAAGGGGGGGGCACGCTGGTCGGCCAAAGGGACTCTGGTCCCGCCACATCGTTCGTACAGTCGTTGAGAGGCCGCCACCCTCGGTCTGGACTCACGAAGCGGCTCGAGGAACATATGAGGGATTGGAAACACTCGCTAGCTCTTATTTGTGCTATCTAAGATGCGGTTGGTCGGAAGGTAGAGCTGCCGGTAGGCTTCTAGCAAGTGATTGATGTCGTTcacgccgtcggcctgtCCCTGGCCATAGGGCTCAGTCGGTGAGCCAAACACTGTCCGCGGCCATCTCTCCATGTCGGTGCTCGGTCTCAAAGCAGAACGCAAGTCGTAGACATTCACCTTAAAAGGATCTAGGTCTTGCTTGACGAACACCTAGTTTGCCGAATGGGCATCAAAGGGCCTCGCATCGTTCGCATTGGCATGTCGACTTGGTCGCACACAGGGCAACCCCTTCTTGGAGACCCCGTCCAATGTGATTTGGCGTCGGCCAAAGCAGCCAAACGACTCCAGTGCGGGTGGGTGTTGTGATCACTGCGAAGGGTTGCTCACACGAGCAACTTGAAGAACTTTGCGTTTGTTCAAGTTTGCAGGCCAAACAAGACCGGGCCTCCTCGACTGGTTTATCGTGACTGTTGCCCATTTCTTCCAGTTTCGGCAGTTTCAAGGCGGTTAGCGACTACATTGTTACTGCGAATGGTAATCAATGGGCGGCGTAACATGCCGAGAGCTTACGAAGATGGAAGGAGACTGGTACTGTCATAAATCGTTGATTAGAACTGTTCTAAGTATAGAGTTATGTCTAGGTGAAGATACATCCGAGTCAAAGCCGCATGGCCATATGAGCTGTGGTTTGTTCTCCCCTGCCTGGCTCGCCAAGCATCTGATTAAATCGGATGTCGTGTGTTTGGATACCCCTATTATCCTTAGAGTATCCCCTGGGGATGCGGGCCAACTAACTGGCTTGCGTCCATCCTGCCGTTGTGGTGCGAGGCATGTCTGAGGTGTACCGTTCTGAGTTGGATTCACCTGCTCGTAAATAGAAGttgcgccgtcggcgcccaaCATTGGAGGGCATCTGGAACTAGCTGTAAAAGAGTCATGAGGGCTGGAGCATGCAGTTTTGTGTCATAGACACAATACACACAGATGGATGCAACGGAAGTCGTGACGAATTGTCTTCCGACTTGTATAAATGGGATGTGAAGCAAAGGTAGGCGGACCTTCACGTGGGTATCATTGAGTTTCCTCAGCCCCTCCGCCCAGGGGGTATCTAGGCCTTTGTGTCTTTTTGATCATGAAGATCATGGCTGTCGTCAACGCCTGGGCGTAGTGTTACCGTGGTCGAATCGACTGCATCTCATATGCCTGCCACCCGGCGGCATCCGATGGGCCGGTTTGCCGATCGCTTCGTCCGGCGGGCGCCATGTTCATCAGGTCGTGGAAGCTCCCCAACACCTTGTCTTCCCGTTCACGTTGATACTTCTCCGCCCCCGGAGAAAAGCCACCAAGCATTTTGTCCTCATGCCCACCCTCGAAGGTATCAGGGCCGTGGTGGTACGCTCCGAGCTCCGCAGTAGGGGCTCCGAGCATCTTGGCTTCGTGGCTCTGCGCAAAGGTGTCGGGACCATGCTGGAAGGCACCCAGCTCGGCGTGGGGGGCCGGTATGGACGCCGGTACCGGTTGCGTCTCAGGACTGATATCAAAGGTTTCCGGCCCATGATGAAAATCGCCGAGTTCATGCTGACGTCTAGGTACATCCCGCACGGCCACTTCCAGCTCGT from Colletotrichum higginsianum IMI 349063 chromosome 3, whole genome shotgun sequence includes the following:
- a CDS encoding Malic enzyme, whose amino-acid sequence is MGISRGTWLGTPPSRTRPVHKVLNRLFLVRDPVAGNTTHFSSVGPSNATLAAPRSHHTLNYSPAPSPKSAPSSPTPHQRLTTSLGRSHYTTTIRTPHARLLRPGAPTTTNCLVPSPTLASSFFSAHLPPTHAPVMSMASYPFSSASSSDISTPRSASPSPSSVASIRSSRSSISNKRMSMSSRRMTDFNPMSSVDINAIEEKMRMASLDQHRGYSQNTFGEVQQYRTTEYVPKTQATAYQILREPLWNKASLLFLHPPTQHCSESFTLPRMASLLSRRVCRLPLRLLPRAPIHTSSQLTAMVESGLSFTPEERVTRNLTGLIPHTMESLQTQCQRAMKMINTRQTDVDKYLYLSSLKAQNFDLFYRLLMDNIRELMPLVYTPTIGDVCLQYSTLYTRPEALYISIKQRKSIRTMLRNWPYPNPQICVVTDGSRILGLGDLGVNGVGISIGKLALYTGAAGIHPENTLPIVLDTGTNNETNLKDPFYLGIRSKRVSVAEQQAFMDEFMEAATEVYPNMTVQFEDFESEKAFNYLDRYRNKYRCFNDDIQGTGAVVLAGYINAVELSGVPLEEQRLVFMGAGSAGVGVAKQLVEYYTKRGLSEQVARDKFWLVDTKGLVTKDRGDKLAEHKKYFARTDNNGHQFRTLEEVIEYVKPTALVGLTATFGVFTESVVRALKASVDSGGLGRRPILFPLSNPLTKAECTFEQAVQWTDGTAIFASGSPFSPFTMKTPDGQAITYHPNQGNNVYVFPGLGLGAILAKASKVTDDMVYTSAAALAASLNADEIHKGLIYPRIERVRDASIIVAREVMKSARRDGVSTLPESQWVEWEEWGDVALDAWIKERIYDPISFSEKSRI